Proteins encoded within one genomic window of Elusimicrobiota bacterium:
- the rplJ gene encoding 50S ribosomal protein L10, with translation MPSPQFYYAKLGAGTDVLPRQRNWQKIVNFSFSREVFLLPETTEVLREHFMVKKEKEILVQELTEKIKKNNGMVLTQYQGLTVAEISELRSQLRNLKCEYTVVKNTLSKIATKNAGLEKFSEYFDGPTAIAIENGDIVAPAKVIVNFAKRHNKLKIKAGVLEKKIISENEIRALAELPSKEVLLSILLGTMKAPITNFVNVLQANIRNLVYVLEAIRKQKDSAKG, from the coding sequence ATGCCATCCCCGCAGTTTTACTACGCAAAACTAGGCGCGGGGACTGACGTCTTACCGAGACAGAGAAACTGGCAGAAAATTGTAAACTTCTCTTTCTCTAGAGAAGTTTTTTTGTTGCCGGAAACAACTGAAGTTTTGAGAGAGCATTTTATGGTAAAAAAAGAAAAGGAAATTTTAGTTCAGGAATTAACTGAAAAAATAAAAAAGAATAACGGTATGGTTCTTACGCAGTATCAGGGGCTTACTGTTGCTGAAATATCAGAACTTCGCTCCCAGCTAAGAAATCTAAAGTGTGAGTATACTGTTGTAAAAAATACTTTAAGCAAAATAGCCACAAAAAATGCCGGTTTGGAAAAGTTTTCTGAATATTTTGACGGGCCGACAGCAATTGCTATTGAAAACGGCGATATAGTGGCTCCGGCAAAGGTCATAGTTAACTTTGCAAAAAGACATAATAAACTGAAAATTAAAGCCGGGGTTTTAGAGAAAAAAATCATATCAGAAAATGAGATAAGAGCCTTAGCGGAACTTCCTTCTAAAGAAGTTTTACTGTCAATCCTTTTGGGAACGATGAAAGCTCCCATAACAAATTTTGTAAATGTATTGCAGGCAAATATAAGAAATCTGGTTTATGTCTTAGAAGCGATAAGAAAACAGAAAGACAGTGCTAAGGGGTAA
- the rplL gene encoding 50S ribosomal protein L7/L12 translates to MSKDSLVETVSSMSVLELSELVKTLEEKFGVSAQAPMAFAAAGAAQAGAPAAAAEAKSDFTVVLASCGSNKIAVIKVVRELTGLGLKEAKDLVDGAPKPVKENVPRDQAEEMKKKLLEAGATVELK, encoded by the coding sequence ATGAGTAAAGATTCATTAGTGGAAACAGTTTCTTCAATGTCTGTTCTTGAACTTTCTGAACTTGTAAAAACATTGGAAGAAAAATTTGGCGTTTCAGCCCAAGCGCCTATGGCGTTTGCAGCAGCCGGCGCAGCTCAAGCAGGAGCACCCGCGGCAGCGGCAGAAGCGAAGAGCGATTTCACGGTAGTTTTAGCAAGCTGCGGCAGCAACAAAATTGCTGTCATTAAAGTTGTTCGCGAACTTACCGGGCTTGGCTTAAAAGAGGCCAAAGATCTTGTTGACGGTGCTCCCAAACCAGTTAAAGAAAATGTTCCAAGAGATCAGGCTGAAGAAATGAAGAAAAAACTTCTTGAAGCCGGTGCAACAGTTGAGCTGAAGTAA